The genomic region TTGCTGATGCAGGACACGCCTGGCTCATGGAGGCTGTAGATTTTGCCTGTGTCGGATCGCTGCTGGCGCTGCACGCGATCGTAAAGGTCCAAGGCCTGCTGATGGATGGTCAGTGCTTCCGGAGAAAGCTTGCGTTTCAGTTCTCGGACCAAGATGCCGGCGATGGTCCGCAAACGCCTGACAGCTCGCAGAGATTCGCCCTGTCTGCGACCCTTGGATTTGAAGCGGATGGTCCGCAGGAGCGATTTGATTTCGCGCTGGTAACTGCGCCGGAGTTTGACGTCTTCCAGTTTGGCCATGGTGTGGCACCGCGTCACAATTTTGGTCAGGAGCTTGGCATCCGTGGGAAAAGTGACGTTCTTTTCCTGCACGGTGGAGTCCACGACGACCTCGGCTTCTTTGGCCTTGTCGCCGTGGAGGGACACGGAAACCTCGAAGATTTTGCGGACTCCGTCTTCTCCGATGCGGCGGCGGAAATAGGTCAACTCTGAAGGATCGCAGGGCAACTTCCAGGTAAACCGCTGCTGACCGCAGAAGGCCTGGAAATACGGGTTTTGAACCCAAGCCTCGACAACGCGTTCATCGCTCAAGTTTTCAAGCTGCTTGAGAATGAGGAGGCCGACCATCAACCGGACGGATTTTCCAGGGCGCCCGGAAGCAGCATAAAGTGGCCGGAAGTTGTCCTCGAAGACCTGCCACGGGATGACCTTGGCCAACCCGAGAAGGTGGTTTCGAGGATCAAGTTGATCAAGCAGATCCGGGCAAAGGAAGCTGCGCTGGCGGTCCGATTTTTTGGGCTGCATCGTTGATAACCTCGGAGTGATTTCGACCAGAAAAATGCATTTTTCA from Spartobacteria bacterium harbors:
- a CDS encoding IS5 family transposase, with protein sequence MQPKKSDRQRSFLCPDLLDQLDPRNHLLGLAKVIPWQVFEDNFRPLYAASGRPGKSVRLMVGLLILKQLENLSDERVVEAWVQNPYFQAFCGQQRFTWKLPCDPSELTYFRRRIGEDGVRKIFEVSVSLHGDKAKEAEVVVDSTVQEKNVTFPTDAKLLTKIVTRCHTMAKLEDVKLRRSYQREIKSLLRTIRFKSKGRRQGESLRAVRRLRTIAGILVRELKRKLSPEALTIHQQALDLYDRVQRQQRSDTGKIYSLHEPGVSCISKGKAHKKYEFGAKASVTVTKTSGIIVGALSFQDNPFDGHTLPAVLSQVESIVGQRPTMAICDRGYRGKRKIGVTSIEIPESGKRTKTASDKRQARERFRRRAAIEPIIGHLKNDHRMLRNYLKGQVGDSVNLFMACAAFNFRKFIRILCFLCLKFLGHILRPNVQTVQACA